In Streptomyces sp. Li-HN-5-11, the sequence GTCTTGGGCGGTGCCGGACGCCTTCGAGGAGTCGCCGTGCGTTCGCTCCCCCATATGGACAGGCGGCAACTGCTCAAGGCGACCGGTGCGGGTGCCGTCACCGTGGGGGCGGGAGCCGGACTGTGCGCATGGCTGGCAACGGACGGCGGCGCGTCGAATGCGTTGGGCGCTCCGGTGTTGGAGAAGCAGGCCGCGACGGCCGGGGCGAAGCAGGCGTTCCTTCACGTCATGGCGCACGCAGACGACAACCTCTACTTCATGAACCCGGACCTGGAACAGTCCATACGCAGCGGGGCGCGCTCGGTCACCGTCTGCCTGACCGGCGGCGAGTCCGACGGCCACAACGTCCAGGCGCATGACCCCACCGCCGGCACGGTCCCTTACGACCGCGCGAGGTTCGCGCGGGCCCGGATGAACGGCGTGCGCCGGGCCCATGCCGTCATGGCCACGGGCGACGCCGAGAGCCCGTGGGACGTGGACGCGGTATCGCTCATTCCCGGTTTCCAGGTGGAGGTGCAGACGCTGCGCGCGGCGCCGGGAAACCAGTTGGTGTTCCTGGAACTGGTCGAGGCTCGCGCCCTGTTCACGCCCAAGAAGGACTGTCTGCGGGGTCTGTGGCGAGGCGCGACCGACACCCTCGCCACGCTCCCGCCGACCGGTACTCCCGTGCGAGAGCGCTACGAGTACACCCGGGACCAGCTCATCGACTCGCTGACAGCGATCATGGAACAGGTCCGTCCCACAGTCGTACGCACCCTGGACCCCAACGCCGTCCACATGGCCGACAAGCCACCACTGTCCTCCCGCGACCCCCGACTGCGGGGCTTTCACTACCACGACCACCAGGACCACACCGCCTCAGCCCACTTCGCCCAGGCGGCGCTGGCCCAGTACTGGGGGCGCGAACACAGCCGTCCCGTGGCCGTCGAGAGCTACCTCGGCTACGAGACCGCCGCCCTGCCCAACAACATCGACCTCAAGACCGCCAGGCGCAAAGGCGATCTGCTGTCGGTCTACGGTTGGGCGGACGGCAAGGACTGCGGCGACGAGGCCGGCTGCGGTGACCGCAAAGTCGGCGGCACGGCCTTCGACGGCGGCTCAAGGAACTGGACCCGCTCCACCTACCTGCGCGCCCCCGGCTCCAACTCCTGGCTACTGCCGCTCGCGGACAACCGGTTGGCGGCCTTCGCGGTCCTGGACGGCACGGCGCACTGCTGGGTGGAGACCG encodes:
- a CDS encoding PIG-L family deacetylase, encoding MDRRQLLKATGAGAVTVGAGAGLCAWLATDGGASNALGAPVLEKQAATAGAKQAFLHVMAHADDNLYFMNPDLEQSIRSGARSVTVCLTGGESDGHNVQAHDPTAGTVPYDRARFARARMNGVRRAHAVMATGDAESPWDVDAVSLIPGFQVEVQTLRAAPGNQLVFLELVEARALFTPKKDCLRGLWRGATDTLATLPPTGTPVRERYEYTRDQLIDSLTAIMEQVRPTVVRTLDPNAVHMADKPPLSSRDPRLRGFHYHDHQDHTASAHFAQAALAQYWGREHSRPVAVESYLGYETAALPNNIDLKTARRKGDLLSVYGWADGKDCGDEAGCGDRKVGGTAFDGGSRNWTRSTYLRAPGSNSWLLPLADNRLAAFAVLDGTAHCWVETAPGSGAFGGPHGLGGEMFEGQLFALRHNDGKIQLFAARTVLPSGKRAHRRELMAAIQCGTGDGGVPVFGAWESLGAPDSAPAKSLEMGYPAAVAGKDGAVHVFVRNWDGGVSHRSGVRGRQWTDWRRVECLPGKYPQVVDGLDACVDSAGLIHLVAPNAKSVLHWVSREPGGLPRPVPAAGLPRPAGPVSVVPLAGGGIRIAYRLPVTAQTLLADWERRSGGWQVIGKAEPIGGHGRVSAAAVGPQGRRTAIAGRDDEGMVRVATVDGGPGRWQTGKVLHTAAPAVARDANGRAVVAALGTDARLYTARQASGTGSRGSDLTFAVWSAADGQ